In the genome of Colletes latitarsis isolate SP2378_abdomen chromosome 9, iyColLati1, whole genome shotgun sequence, one region contains:
- the LOC143345837 gene encoding uncharacterized protein LOC143345837 isoform X2 — protein MGACFGRCISKVTDSLSYRFYQRHTSMSFQGDEQVEFMEGKGDADQSRGSKTLLSFLSLNRFKKKHGVPVTLELLEDGGWSKGTNKYARLKSRNNASTSSGLDTPLQVLDARTLMKQQACVSSTPGSSLDLEWEHEGLPVPVVDDEIAESNDGSMTQTSVNNSQPSSLTASPWSRVSTPNSLEWDPVEADMSQ, from the exons ATGGGGGCCTGTTTCGGCCGCTGCATTTCCAAAGTTACAGACTCCTTGTCGTACAG GTTTTACCAAAGGCACACCAGTATGTCTTTCCAAGGAGACGAACAAGTTGag TTTATGGAGGGCAAAGGAGATGCAGACCAATCTAGAGGATCAAAAAC CCTGTTATCGTTTCTCTCCTTAAATCGATTCAAG AAGAAACATGGAGTTCCTGTAACATTGGAATTGTTGGAAGATGGGGGTTGGTCAAAGGGTACTAATAAATATGCCAGATTAAAGTCTAGGAACAATGCTTCTACAAG ttCTGGGTTGGATACACCGCTTCAAGTTCTTGATGCAAGGACATTAATGAAACAACAAGCATGTGTTTCCTCTACTCCCGGGTCTTCGTTAGATCTAGAGTGGGAACACGAAG GATTACCTGTACCAGTCGTGGATGATGAAATTGCGGAGAGTAACGATGGTTCTATGACTCAAACGTCGGTCAACAATAGTCAGCCCTCTAGTTTGACAGCATCTCCTTGGTCTAGGGTGTCTACACCAAATAGTTTAGAATGGGATCCGGTTGAAGCAGATATG TCACAGTGA
- the LOC143345835 gene encoding ubiquitin-conjugating enzyme E2 J1 isoform X1: MSFEGKYNAKSPAVKRLMREAQELYEATEEYYASPLEDNLFEWHFTVQGPPSTDFEGGVYHGRILLPPEYPMKPPNIILLTPNGRFEINTKICLSISGHHPETWQPSWSIRTALLALIAFMPTPGNGTIGSLDYSKEERQKLAKKSLNWQCDTCGKVVNLLSKTTVKKPITEEEQTMLNTIALKKSYFQADDSPTSETFFMDNEDSISVDELRRRMTIDTTCTENQDRQQSDIILNQQIETMSFSNDLFWNILIASLVSAIILLVLRRLFLV, encoded by the exons ATGTCATTCGAGGGAAAGTACAACGCGAAAAGTCCCG CTGTAAAAAGATTAATGAGAGAGGCTCAGGAGCTTTATGAGGCAACCGAGGAATATTATGCATCACCATTGGAGGACAATCTGTTTGAATGGCATTTTACAGTACAAGGACCACCTTCCACAGATTTTGAAGGTGGTGTTTATCATGGCAGAATCTTGTTGCCTCCAGAATATCCTATGAAACCCCCAAATATTATATTGTTAACA CCAAATGGTCGATTTGAAATCAACACAAAGATATGCCTGAGCATTTCTGGACATCATCCTGAAACATGGCAGCCCTCTTGGAGTATTAGAACAGCTCTGTTGGCCTTGATTGCTTTCATGCCAACACCAGGAAACGGGACAATTGGTTCTTTAGATTATAGTAAAGAAGAAAGGCAGAAACTAGCAAAAAA ATCATTGAATTGGCAGTGTGACACTTGTGGAAAGGTTGTCAACTTATTATCCAAAACTACAGTCAAAAAACCCATCACAGAAGAGGAACAAACTATGTTGAATACGATTGCCTTAAAG AAATCATATTTTCAGGCCGACGATTCACCGACATCCGAGACATTTTTCATGGATAACGAAGACAGTATTTCAGTCGATGAATTGAGGCGACGTATGACCATTGATACAACTTGTACTGAAAATCAAGATCGGCAACAATCAGACATAATACTAAACCAACAAATAGAGACAATGTCATTTTCTAACGACTTATTCTGGAACATTCTTATTGCCTCCTTGGTGTCAGCGATAATTCTACTTGTTTTGAGACGACTGTTTCTTGTTTAA
- the LOC143345835 gene encoding ubiquitin-conjugating enzyme E2 J1 isoform X2 — protein MSFEGKYNAKSPAVKRLMREAQELYEATEEYYASPLEDNLFEWHFTVQGPPSTDFEGGVYHGRILLPPEYPMKPPNIILLTPNGRFEINTKICLSISGHHPETWQPSWSIRTALLALIAFMPTPGNGTIGSLDYSKEERQKLAKKSLNWQCDTCGKVVNLLSKTTVKKPITEEEQTMLNTIALKADDSPTSETFFMDNEDSISVDELRRRMTIDTTCTENQDRQQSDIILNQQIETMSFSNDLFWNILIASLVSAIILLVLRRLFLV, from the exons ATGTCATTCGAGGGAAAGTACAACGCGAAAAGTCCCG CTGTAAAAAGATTAATGAGAGAGGCTCAGGAGCTTTATGAGGCAACCGAGGAATATTATGCATCACCATTGGAGGACAATCTGTTTGAATGGCATTTTACAGTACAAGGACCACCTTCCACAGATTTTGAAGGTGGTGTTTATCATGGCAGAATCTTGTTGCCTCCAGAATATCCTATGAAACCCCCAAATATTATATTGTTAACA CCAAATGGTCGATTTGAAATCAACACAAAGATATGCCTGAGCATTTCTGGACATCATCCTGAAACATGGCAGCCCTCTTGGAGTATTAGAACAGCTCTGTTGGCCTTGATTGCTTTCATGCCAACACCAGGAAACGGGACAATTGGTTCTTTAGATTATAGTAAAGAAGAAAGGCAGAAACTAGCAAAAAA ATCATTGAATTGGCAGTGTGACACTTGTGGAAAGGTTGTCAACTTATTATCCAAAACTACAGTCAAAAAACCCATCACAGAAGAGGAACAAACTATGTTGAATACGATTGCCTTAAAG GCCGACGATTCACCGACATCCGAGACATTTTTCATGGATAACGAAGACAGTATTTCAGTCGATGAATTGAGGCGACGTATGACCATTGATACAACTTGTACTGAAAATCAAGATCGGCAACAATCAGACATAATACTAAACCAACAAATAGAGACAATGTCATTTTCTAACGACTTATTCTGGAACATTCTTATTGCCTCCTTGGTGTCAGCGATAATTCTACTTGTTTTGAGACGACTGTTTCTTGTTTAA
- the LOC143345837 gene encoding uncharacterized protein LOC143345837 isoform X1, protein MGACFGRCISKVTDSLSYRFYQRHTSMSFQGDEQVEFMEGKGDADQSRGSKTLLSFLSLNRFKKKHGVPVTLELLEDGGWSKGTNKYARLKSRNNASTSSGLDTPLQVLDARTLMKQQACVSSTPGSSLDLEWEHEGLPVPVVDDEIAESNDGSMTQTSVNNSQPSSLTASPWSRVSTPNSLEWDPVEADMVCVDLETEQLLTEIERLTDRALQETGEWTSTS, encoded by the exons ATGGGGGCCTGTTTCGGCCGCTGCATTTCCAAAGTTACAGACTCCTTGTCGTACAG GTTTTACCAAAGGCACACCAGTATGTCTTTCCAAGGAGACGAACAAGTTGag TTTATGGAGGGCAAAGGAGATGCAGACCAATCTAGAGGATCAAAAAC CCTGTTATCGTTTCTCTCCTTAAATCGATTCAAG AAGAAACATGGAGTTCCTGTAACATTGGAATTGTTGGAAGATGGGGGTTGGTCAAAGGGTACTAATAAATATGCCAGATTAAAGTCTAGGAACAATGCTTCTACAAG ttCTGGGTTGGATACACCGCTTCAAGTTCTTGATGCAAGGACATTAATGAAACAACAAGCATGTGTTTCCTCTACTCCCGGGTCTTCGTTAGATCTAGAGTGGGAACACGAAG GATTACCTGTACCAGTCGTGGATGATGAAATTGCGGAGAGTAACGATGGTTCTATGACTCAAACGTCGGTCAACAATAGTCAGCCCTCTAGTTTGACAGCATCTCCTTGGTCTAGGGTGTCTACACCAAATAGTTTAGAATGGGATCCGGTTGAAGCAGATATGGTATGTGTTGATTTAGAGACTGAACAGTTATTGACTGAGATAGAAAGATTAACAGATAGAGCATTACAAGAGACAGGTGAATGGACTAGTACTAGCTGA
- the Rpl7 gene encoding ribosomal protein L7 has translation MADMKKDTEPIAKKLPAVPESVLKRRKTREAVRAARLQISIKQRANRYKKRKEIFKRAEKYVIEYRTKERDEIRLRRQAKNRGNYYIPGEARLAFVIRIRGVNQVAPKVRKVLQLFRLKQINNGVFVKLNKATINMLRIVEPYITWGYPNLKSVRELIYKRGFAKINRQRIPITSNAIIEKKLGRSGIICTEDLIHEIFTVGSKFKYASNFLWPFKLNTPNGGWRKKTNHYVEGGDFGNREDKINELLRRMV, from the exons ATGGCGGACAT GAAGAAAGACACTGAGCCCATAGCTAAAAAGCTACCGGCAGTACCAGAGTCGGTACTTAAGAGGAGGAAAACCCGCGAAGCAGTTAGAGCTGCGCGTCTTCAAATTTCTATTAAG CAACGTGCAAATCGTTACAAGAAAAGGAAGGAAATCTTCAAAAGGGCAGAAAAATATGTTATAGAATACAGAACGAAGGAGAGGGATGAAATCAGATTAAGAAGACAAGCTAAAAATCGTGGAAATTACTACATTCCTGGAGAAGCTCGACTAGCATTTGTTATTCGTATTCGGGG tgtGAATCAAGTTGCTCCAAAAGTACGCAAAGTACTTCAGTTATTCCGCCTGAAGCAGATCAATAATGGTGTATTTGTGAAACTGAACAAGGCAACAATTAACATGCTTCGTATTGTTGAACCTTACATCACATGGGGATATCCAAACCTAAAGTCAGTTCGTGAATTGATTTACAAAAGAGGGTTTGCTAAAATAAATAGGCAACGTATTCCTATCACAAGCAATGCTATCATCGAAAAGAAACTTG GCCGTTCCGGTATTATCTGCACAGAAGACTTGATCCATGAAATATTCACGGTTGGATCAAAATTCAAATATGCAAGTAACTTCCTATGGCCATTCAAG CTTAACACACCCAATGGTGGGTGGCGCAAGAAGACTAACCACTACGTTGAGGGTGGTGATTTTGGAAACCGTGAAGATAAAATCAACGAACTTCTCAGGAGAATGgtttaa